One genomic segment of Alicycliphilus denitrificans K601 includes these proteins:
- a CDS encoding CaiB/BaiF CoA transferase family protein has product MAAPRSGPLAGIKVVEIAGIGPGPLAAMFLADLGATVIRVDRKEPSGLGAPRPVQFDLGLRNRRSIRVDLKDPAAVELVMELVGQADALIEGFRPGVMERLSLGPDACLKANPRLVYGRVTGWGQDGPLSQVAGHDLNYISITGALHAMGRAGQAPTPPLNVLGDYAGGSLYLAFGLLAGILEARTSGQGQVVDAAMVDGVASIMTVTMGLHAAGMMGKERGTNLLDTGAHFYEVYECADGRHLSVAPIEGKFYRLLLEKLGLQDHPLLQQQMDKACWPEAKQVLAARFKERTRDEWTALLGHLDACVAPVLDFDEAPRHPHVKARGTLTEVAGVVQPAPGPRFSRTPAARPEPPAPPSTENALAALQGWLPQERIQAYQSHNTFI; this is encoded by the coding sequence ATGGCCGCCCCCCGCTCTGGCCCGCTCGCGGGCATCAAGGTGGTGGAGATCGCGGGCATCGGACCGGGGCCGCTCGCCGCCATGTTCCTGGCCGACCTGGGCGCCACCGTCATCCGCGTCGACCGCAAGGAGCCCTCGGGCCTGGGCGCGCCGCGCCCGGTGCAGTTCGACCTGGGGCTGCGCAACCGCCGCTCCATCCGCGTGGACCTGAAGGACCCCGCCGCCGTCGAACTGGTGATGGAGCTGGTCGGCCAGGCCGACGCGCTGATCGAAGGCTTTCGCCCCGGCGTGATGGAGCGCCTGAGCCTGGGCCCCGACGCCTGCCTGAAAGCCAATCCACGCCTGGTCTACGGCCGCGTGACGGGCTGGGGGCAGGACGGGCCGCTGTCGCAGGTCGCAGGGCATGACCTGAACTACATCTCGATCACCGGCGCCCTGCATGCCATGGGCCGCGCGGGGCAGGCGCCCACGCCGCCGCTCAACGTGCTGGGCGATTACGCGGGCGGCTCGCTCTACCTCGCGTTCGGGCTGCTCGCGGGCATCCTGGAGGCGCGCACGTCCGGCCAGGGGCAGGTGGTGGATGCGGCCATGGTGGATGGCGTGGCCTCCATCATGACGGTGACCATGGGCCTGCACGCGGCGGGCATGATGGGCAAGGAGCGCGGCACCAACCTGCTCGATACCGGCGCGCATTTCTACGAGGTGTACGAGTGCGCCGATGGCAGGCACCTGAGCGTCGCGCCCATCGAGGGCAAGTTCTACCGCCTGCTGCTGGAGAAGCTGGGGCTGCAGGACCACCCGTTGCTGCAGCAGCAGATGGACAAGGCGTGCTGGCCCGAGGCCAAGCAGGTGCTGGCCGCCAGATTCAAGGAACGCACGCGCGATGAGTGGACCGCGCTGCTCGGCCACCTGGACGCCTGCGTCGCGCCCGTGCTGGACTTCGACGAGGCGCCCCGGCACCCGCACGTGAAGGCGCGCGGCACGCTCACCGAGGTCGCCGGCGTGGTGCAGCCCGCGCCCGGCCCGCGCTTCTCGCGCACGCCCGCGGCGCGGCCCGAGCCGCCCGCGCCCCCGTCCACCGAGAACGCCCTCGCGGCGCTGCAAGGCTGGCTGCCCCAGGAGCGCATCCAGGCCTACCAATCGCACAACACTTTCATCTAA